A stretch of the Drosophila sulfurigaster albostrigata strain 15112-1811.04 chromosome 2L, ASM2355843v2, whole genome shotgun sequence genome encodes the following:
- the LOC133843295 gene encoding probable glycerol-3-phosphate dehydrogenase, mitochondrial — MLSRIQMSLDRCLQGNPQRFLSSLSNIFRRHRSDGNEESWKLPTRRQHLKCLKEQNFDVLVIGGGAVGCGCALDAASRGLRTALIEAGDFANGASSKSSKLVEGSTIHLQASLRGGDLQQMLRLQEVLSERATMLKIAPHLNRVQPMLMPIYTAFRLPILWLGLKLYDAMSGMSNLRASHFLSKEATLNEFPLLRPHGLLGSLVYYDSQLDDARMCLALALTAVKYGATVTNYVKLNELLPVNEESNCRKAVVEDVLTEDSFVIKSQCLINATGAQTDVLRKLDDREVNAIVQPTLGTHMALPGHFGPSQCGLIFPTGRQMDGQPFYMLPFENRTLVGCLETEPEEPRRVYPAANCEAVDCLLEQTRQVLNDCVLVCPDHVLSSWSGVMPTIMCPSSDAQSEITSNYLLEVSNNNLITLAGGSWSCYRVMAAEAIDTAIDLCCLESQSEASNTHYVLLDGGEEYCPLLPINLVQNYDLPLDVAQHLADTYGCNAYQVLFKTTKSDRQRLHPNFPYIKAEVDYACQREYACQLVDVIARRLRVAFVDASAAFQMLPSVMSIMSKHLCWTACTQKLQLKAAKRFLMQQMGLGTIVKYNPLPKEEKKDKENPPSDNQQEPHSYDNILATARSRANKDDIQALGAVIHPIMARSQTLDQNEAFNSETYLPQYHKGIAPRYVVNKVVFPIQYEDEDDDENDLEADASQTDKDCSESYVAKMVEDEVEDDDEDEVLNNLEADISQIDKDCSENDLDRAEEYDQAERDDTAEQHCEAKDIKSNKNTLGFLSQQQPACIRHYCNPSNITISSDSKLNLSNVQQPSNIQTVTNSKPGETSQKQENTPEPAKVEAAKSRLIERLTYQKNLPNQASHRIIKINSELPSKSNTRVVSSSTVKANSNEVPKKNHPAKVRHVRNINTTNLNGNSKIDKAHYLKLSEEFLKTNHSNRKCFETKRIDIKRKPIDPKFAIKKYKYPSKTLSLDDQSQMFGPKRVDGLFTPTAQLEALLSKNTYYEQLKRNADIRSVPKSNTRETTSTKLANNYKKWQTINPNVKAKPDLVVKPPTSIARPNSGLSKNPNTKNTFNIPPMNPKQR; from the coding sequence ATGTTATCACGAATCCAAATGAGCCTGGACCGATGTCTTCAGGGGAATCCACAACGATTTCTTTCTTCGTTAAGCAACATTTTCCGCCGCCATCGCAGCGATGGCAATGAGGAGAGCTGGAAGCTGCCAACACGACGACAACACTTGAAATGCCTAAAAGAACAGAACTTTGATGTTCTGGTCATCGGCGGAGGCGCCGTTGGTTGTGGCTGCGCTTTAGATGCGGCATCCAGGGGCCTAAGGACGGCGCTAATTGAGGCCGGCGATTTTGCAAATGGAGCCAGCAGCAAATCGAGTAAATTAGTCGAAGGCAGCACAATACACTTGCAGGCGAGCCTTCGAGGAGGAGATCTGCAGCAGATGCTCAGGCTGCAGGAGGTGCTGAGCGAGCGTGCCACAATGCTGAAGATCGCGCCACATCTGAATCGAGTGCAGCCCATGCTGATGCCCATCTACACTGCCTTCCGGCTGCCCATCCTGTGGCTGGGATTGAAGCTCTACGATGCCATGTCTGGCATGTCGAATCTGCGTGCCTCGCACTTCCTCTCGAAGGAGGCAACGCTCAACGAGTTTCCCCTTTTGCGTCCTCATGGACTGCTCGGCTCCTTGGTCTACTACGATAGCCAGCTAGACGATGCTCGTATGTGCCTAGCTTTAGCTCTAACAGCTGTAAAATACGGTGCCACTGTGACCAACTATGTGAAGCTCAACGAGCTGTTGCCCGTTAACGAGGAGAGCAACTGTCGCAAGGCGGTTGTCGAGGATGTGTTGACTGAAGACTCGTTTGTGATCAAGAGTCAGTGTCTGATCAATGCAACTGGCGCCCAGACAGATGTGCTCAGAAAACTCGATGACCGGGAAGTCAATGCCATTGTTCAGCCCACGCTTGGAACTCACATGGCGCTGCCCGGTCACTTTGGCCCGTCGCAGTGCGGCCTGATCTTCCCCACCGGTCGCCAAATGGATGGACAGCCCTTCTACATGCTTCCCTTCGAGAATCGAACTCTAGTTGGCTGCCTGGAAACTGAACCCGAGGAACCGCGGCGAGTCTATCCAGCTGCCAATTGCGAAGCAGTCGATTGCCTTCTGGAGCAAACACGTCAAGTGCTCAACGATTGCGTTCTGGTGTGTCCGGATCACGTGCTCAGCTCCTGGTCAGGCGTGATGCCCACCATCATGTGCCCCAGCTCAGATGCTCAAAGTGAAATCACTTCCAACTACCTCTTGGAggtgagcaacaacaatttgattaCCTTGGCTGGCGGCAGCTGGAGCTGCTATCGCGTGATGGCCGCCGAAGCCATCGATACGGCCATAGATCTGTGCTGCTTGGAGTCACAGAGCGAGGCAAGCAACACTCACTACGTGTTGCTCGATGGTGGCGAGGAGTATTGCCCATTGCTGCCCATCAATCTGGTGCAAAACTATGATCTGCCTCTCGATGTGGCACAGCATCTGGCCGACACCTATGGCTGCAATGCGTACCAAGTGCTCTTCAAGACCACCAAATCGGACAGGCAACGACTGCATCCGAATTTCCCCTACATTAAAGCTGAAGTGGACTATGCCTGCCAGCGAGAATACGCCTGCCAATTGGTGGATGTGATTGCTCGTCGGTTGCGAGTGGCTTTCGTGGATGCCTCGGCGGCGTTTCAGATGCTGCCCAGCGTGATGAGCATCATGTCCAAGCATCTTTGCTGGACAGCATGCACACAGAAGTTGCAGCTGAAGGCGGCTAAAAGATTCCTCATGCAGCAGATGGGATTGGGCACGATAGTCAAATACAATCCACTTCCCAAAGAGGAGAAGAAAGACAAAGAAAATCCACCAAGCGATAATCAGCAAGAGCCTCATTCCTATGACAATATTTTAGCCACGGCGAGGAGCAGAGCTAACAAAGATGACATTCAGGCTCTAGGTGCTGTCATTCATCCAATTATGGCAAGATCTCAGACTTTGGACCAAAATGAAGCATTCAATAGTGAAACATATTTGCCCCAATATCATAAAGGTATTGCTCCGCGTTATGTTGTCAACAAAGTGGTTTTTCCCATCCAATATGaagatgaggatgatgatgaaaatgaTTTAGAAGCAGACGCTTCACAAACTGACAAGGACTGCAGTGAAAGTTATGTTGCGAAAATGGTTGAGGATGAGgttgaagatgatgatgaggatgaagTTCTGAATAATTTGGAGGCAGACATTTCCCAAATTGATAAAGACTGCAGTGAAAATGATTTAGATAGAGCTGAAGAATATGATCAAGCAGAAAGGGATGATACTGCTGAGCAGCATTGTGAAGCAAAAGATATCAAATCGAATAAGAACACGTTGGGTTTCCTAAGCCAGCAGCAACCCGCCTGCATTCGTCATTATTGTAATCCATCTAATATTACCATTTCATCGGatagcaaattgaatttgtccAATGTCCAGCAGCCTAGCAACATTCAGACAGTTACAAATTCTAAACCAGGGGAAACTTCACAAAAACAGGAAAATACTCCTGAACCAGCTAAGGTTGAAGCTGCCAAGTCTCGTCTAATAGAAAGGCTTACttatcaaaaaaatttaccaaatcaGGCCAGCCATAGGATAATCAAAATCAACTCTGAGCTGCCTAGCAAATCAAATACAAGAGTTGTCAGCTCTTCTACAGTAAAAGCCAATTCCAATGAAGTGCCAAAGAAAAACCATCCAGCTAAAGTAAGGCATGTAAGGAATATTAATACCACGAATTTAAATGGGAATTCAAAGATCGACAAAGCTCACTACTTGAAGCTATCAGAGGAGTTCCTAAAAACAAACCACTCCAACCGAAAGTGTTTTGAAACAAAGAGGATAGATATAAAACGTAAACCGATTGACCCCAAATTCGCTATCAAGAAATACAAGTATCCGAGCAAAACTCTTTCGCTCGACGATCAAAGTCAAATGTTTGGTCCAAAGCGTGTCGATGGTTTATTTACACCAACAGCCCAACTGGAAGCTCTGCTCTCCAAGAATACGTATTACGAACAGCTGAAAAGAAATGCAGATATCAGGAGTGTACCAAAAAGTAACACTCGAGAAACAACCAGTACAAAATTAGCTAATAACTACAAAAAATGGCAGACTATTAATCCAAATGTGAAAGCCAAACCTGATTTGGTGGTAAAACCACCGACATCTATTGCAAGACCCAATAGCGGGCTAAGCAAGAATCCAAACACGAAAAACACTTTCAACATACCTCCCATGAATCCCAAGCAACGATAG